A single region of the Elusimicrobiota bacterium genome encodes:
- the gpmA gene encoding 2,3-diphosphoglycerate-dependent phosphoglycerate mutase — MRKIVLQRHGESVWNKENRFTGWTDVDLSEKGLQEAKKAGVILKKEGYVFDVAFTSVLKRAIKTLWITLDVMDLMWLPVYNSWRLNERHYGALQGLNKSETASKFGEEQVKIWRRSYDIKPPALELTDPRYPGNDPRYKDLSKKELPLTECLKDTVERFLPYWHKTIAPAIKSGKKVLISAHGNSLRALVKYLDNVSDQDIVSLNIPTGIPLVYELEDNLKPIRHYYLGDPEEVKKAMESVANQGKPNK, encoded by the coding sequence ATGCGCAAAATTGTTCTTCAGCGGCACGGGGAAAGCGTTTGGAATAAAGAAAACCGCTTTACCGGTTGGACCGACGTGGATTTATCTGAAAAAGGCCTTCAGGAAGCGAAAAAAGCCGGCGTGATTTTAAAAAAAGAAGGTTATGTTTTTGACGTTGCTTTTACATCGGTTTTAAAAAGAGCGATAAAGACTCTTTGGATAACTTTGGATGTAATGGACTTAATGTGGCTGCCCGTTTATAATTCTTGGAGGCTAAACGAAAGGCATTACGGGGCTTTGCAGGGGCTTAATAAATCTGAGACAGCTTCAAAATTTGGCGAAGAACAGGTTAAGATTTGGAGAAGAAGCTACGACATAAAACCGCCTGCTCTTGAATTAACTGATCCAAGGTATCCCGGAAATGATCCGCGGTACAAAGATTTAAGCAAGAAAGAACTTCCTTTAACTGAGTGTTTAAAAGATACGGTTGAAAGATTTCTTCCGTACTGGCACAAAACTATAGCACCGGCAATAAAATCGGGTAAAAAAGTTCTTATATCCGCTCACGGAAACAGTTTAAGAGCTTTAGTAAAATACTTGGATAACGTTTCGGATCAGGATATAGTGTCTTTAAATATACCTACCGGAATACCTCTGGTTTACGAGCTTGAGGATAATCTGAAACCTATCAGGCATTATTATCTGGGCGATCCCGAAGAAGTAAAAAAAGCGATGGAATCCGTTGCTAATCAGGGAAAACCAAATAAATAG